The Xanthomonas indica genome has a segment encoding these proteins:
- the nadC gene encoding carboxylating nicotinate-nucleotide diphosphorylase has translation MSRDTAPPQAPAADLIAADVARALAEDLGSGDVTAALLPDRADSAYLLCKQDAVIAGRPWFDACHRALDPQVRIDWQVAEGQRVAAGTVLALLHGRSRALVSAERASLNFLQTLSATATATAAYVAAVAGTGARILDTRKTLPGLRLAQKYAVRCGGGSNHRIGLYDTVMLKENHIHAAGSLSAAVGAARAQWPALPLVVEVETLEQLREALQAGCDRILIDDFTAEQRRAAVAIAASAPFHRAIPLEVSGGVDLDAVRAIAADGVDCISIGALTKHVQAVDLSLKLGPPPPQ, from the coding sequence ATGAGCCGCGACACGGCGCCGCCGCAGGCGCCCGCCGCGGACCTGATCGCCGCCGACGTCGCGCGCGCGCTGGCCGAGGACCTCGGCAGCGGCGACGTCACCGCCGCGCTGTTGCCCGACCGCGCCGACAGCGCCTACCTGCTGTGCAAGCAGGACGCGGTGATCGCCGGCCGGCCCTGGTTCGATGCCTGCCACCGCGCGCTGGACCCGCAGGTGCGGATCGACTGGCAGGTGGCCGAAGGCCAGCGCGTGGCCGCCGGCACGGTGCTGGCCCTGCTGCACGGGCGCAGCCGCGCCCTGGTCAGCGCCGAGCGCGCCTCGCTGAACTTCCTGCAGACCCTGTCGGCCACCGCCACCGCCACCGCCGCCTACGTGGCCGCGGTCGCCGGCACCGGCGCGCGCATCCTGGATACGCGCAAGACCCTGCCCGGCCTGCGCCTGGCGCAGAAGTACGCAGTGCGCTGCGGCGGCGGCAGCAACCACCGCATCGGCCTGTACGACACGGTGATGCTGAAGGAAAACCACATCCACGCCGCCGGCTCGCTGTCCGCGGCGGTGGGCGCCGCGCGCGCGCAGTGGCCGGCGCTGCCGCTGGTGGTCGAGGTGGAAACCCTTGAGCAACTGCGCGAGGCGCTGCAGGCCGGCTGCGACCGCATCCTGATCGACGACTTCACCGCAGAACAGCGCCGCGCCGCGGTGGCGATCGCCGCGAGCGCCCCGTTCCACCGCGCGATCCCGCTGGAAGTCTCCGGCGGCGTCGACCTGGACGCGGTGCGCGCGATCGCTGCCGATGGCGTCGACTGCATCTCCATCGGCGCGCTGACCAAGCACGTGCAGGCCGTGGATCTGTCGCTGAAACTCGGCCCGCCGCCACCGCAATAG
- the grxD gene encoding Grx4 family monothiol glutaredoxin: protein MQVMERIQADVERHPIVLFMKGTPQYPMCGFSSRALQALLAAGADRLHTVNVLDEPEIRANLPRYSNWPTFPQLFIHGELIGGCDITMELFESGELQRIVTEAYQS from the coding sequence ATGCAGGTGATGGAGCGCATCCAGGCCGACGTCGAACGCCATCCCATCGTGTTGTTCATGAAGGGCACGCCGCAGTACCCGATGTGCGGCTTTTCCAGCCGCGCGTTGCAGGCGCTGCTGGCCGCCGGCGCCGACCGCCTGCACACCGTCAACGTGCTCGACGAGCCGGAGATCCGTGCCAACCTGCCGCGCTACTCGAACTGGCCGACGTTTCCGCAGTTGTTCATCCATGGCGAGCTGATCGGCGGCTGCGACATCACCATGGAGCTGTTCGAGTCCGGCGAGCTGCAGCGCATCGTGACCGAGGCCTACCAGTCGTGA
- a CDS encoding Trm112 family protein, translating to MDRKLLDLLCSPDTRQPLALLEARGLEALNRAIAAGGVQRADGSAQAQPLREALITRDRKQVFRVDDGIPVLLAEEAIGTAQLADFPAK from the coding sequence ATGGACCGCAAACTGCTCGACCTGCTGTGCTCGCCCGACACCCGCCAACCGCTGGCGCTGCTGGAGGCGCGCGGCCTGGAGGCGCTGAACCGCGCCATCGCCGCCGGCGGCGTGCAGCGCGCCGATGGCAGCGCGCAGGCGCAACCGCTGCGCGAAGCCCTGATCACCCGCGACCGCAAGCAGGTGTTCCGCGTCGACGACGGCATTCCGGTGCTGCTGGCCGAAGAAGCCATCGGCACCGCCCAGCTCGCCGACTTCCCGGCCAAATGA
- a CDS encoding TonB-dependent receptor yields MSKLTLGLVAALAAAPVFAQSTSAGVGGVVTHGGQPVAGAEVTITHVESGTVSRATTDAAGRYNARGLRVGGPYSITITKPGDGTKTEDGVYLSVNQNATINADLTGDMAAPTTLETVNAVAIATGSEVFSATKMGSGTNVGREQIEALPSMNGNIQDYMRLDPRVAFVDRASGTISAGGLNPRYNSINIDGVSASDTFGLEGNNMTTRRQPVSMEAIEAIDVNLSNYDVSIASAAGATVNAVTKSGTNEFHGSVYGSYRDGDWFGDNPDGSKFNGFTKEKTYGATFGGPIVKDKLFFFANYEKFQQDAPGLDLGSTALGKANAKYGMADVTRAQQIAKNYGFDAGTLDSDGNTDLKEYALKLDWNISDNHRASFRYSKLDQSKLRINGAGSSSQASLSSYWYQHEKSVESYVGQLFSDWSENFSTEFKVSYRDYSAIRVVPTNAPSIAVYFDGTVANPTGDVLYLGTETNSQGNILTTKTWNYYGAGTLTLDNHNLKFGVDYSTNDIYNLYGRNTWGVYTFFGLDNFASGRWSSYQLNQERSPGSIAADYKNSNLGLFVQDTWYVNNNLTLTLGLRGDRASVSPDPTYNAAAQAYFGYDNSKVFNGDFLIQPRFGFNYTFDTDRPTQLRGGVGLFQGDAPQVWIGNSYSNTGFNYNAYSYTAYNPALPFSPNKDTQPVPNTPGSATQGVSFVGNDFKLPSLYKANLALDHELPWYGIVASAELLVTKVKDGLYYKSLNIGRVNGPGQDPSPAYYGPDGRALYWNPSQTGRPWASSNNRYNRNQAYSDVYLIDNTDKGKTQQFTVSLSKPFSEGGDWSWSLGYTYTHATEVGSLTSSTASSGWGYQYAFNANSETENTSRYEIKDRISGSLDWKHMFFGDYETRVGLVYEGRSGRPYSYVFNGDANGDGRSTNDLFYVPKGPGDVLFGTLSSTGAFTANPALQQQFFDWLAKNPQLAKYAGSYAPANGFRSGWINTFDVRITQQLPGFFKGHKSEVWLDIQNVGNLLNKKWGRIYDYGFYADARVANLQGIYQGKYVYNTLYTDQPTAANADADGFNTGVSQWSLQLGFRYQF; encoded by the coding sequence ATGTCCAAGCTCACCCTGGGCCTCGTCGCGGCGCTGGCCGCTGCGCCGGTGTTCGCCCAGAGCACCTCCGCCGGTGTCGGCGGTGTGGTGACCCATGGCGGCCAGCCGGTCGCTGGCGCCGAGGTGACCATCACCCACGTCGAGTCGGGCACGGTCAGCCGCGCCACCACCGATGCCGCCGGTCGCTACAACGCGCGCGGCCTGCGCGTCGGCGGTCCGTACAGCATCACCATCACCAAGCCGGGCGACGGCACCAAGACCGAAGACGGCGTGTACCTGAGCGTCAACCAGAACGCCACCATCAACGCCGACCTGACCGGCGACATGGCCGCGCCGACCACGCTGGAAACGGTCAACGCCGTCGCCATCGCCACCGGCTCGGAAGTGTTCAGCGCCACCAAGATGGGCTCGGGCACCAACGTCGGCCGCGAGCAGATCGAAGCGCTGCCGTCGATGAACGGCAACATCCAGGACTACATGCGCCTGGATCCGCGCGTGGCCTTCGTCGATCGCGCCTCGGGCACCATCAGCGCCGGCGGCCTGAACCCGCGCTACAACTCGATCAACATCGACGGCGTCTCGGCCAGCGACACCTTCGGCCTGGAAGGCAACAACATGACCACCCGGCGCCAGCCGGTGTCGATGGAGGCCATCGAAGCCATCGACGTCAACCTGTCCAACTACGACGTCAGCATCGCCAGCGCCGCCGGCGCCACCGTCAACGCGGTGACCAAGTCCGGTACCAACGAGTTCCACGGCTCGGTGTACGGCAGCTATCGCGATGGCGACTGGTTCGGCGACAACCCGGACGGCAGCAAGTTCAACGGCTTCACCAAGGAGAAGACCTACGGCGCGACCTTCGGCGGCCCGATCGTCAAGGACAAGCTGTTCTTCTTCGCCAACTACGAGAAGTTCCAGCAGGACGCGCCGGGCCTGGACCTGGGCAGCACCGCGCTGGGCAAGGCCAACGCCAAGTACGGCATGGCCGACGTGACCCGCGCCCAGCAGATCGCCAAGAACTACGGCTTTGACGCCGGCACCCTGGACAGCGACGGCAACACCGACCTGAAGGAATACGCGCTCAAGCTCGACTGGAACATCAGCGACAACCACCGCGCCAGCTTCCGCTACAGCAAGCTCGACCAGAGCAAGCTGCGCATCAACGGCGCCGGCAGCTCCAGCCAGGCTTCGCTGAGCTCGTACTGGTACCAGCACGAGAAGTCGGTCGAGAGCTACGTCGGCCAGCTGTTCAGCGACTGGTCCGAGAACTTCTCCACCGAGTTCAAGGTGTCCTACCGCGACTACTCCGCGATCCGCGTGGTGCCGACCAACGCGCCGAGCATCGCCGTGTACTTCGACGGCACGGTCGCCAACCCGACCGGCGACGTGCTGTACCTGGGCACCGAGACCAACTCGCAGGGCAACATCCTCACCACCAAGACCTGGAACTACTACGGTGCGGGCACCCTGACCCTGGACAACCACAACCTGAAGTTCGGCGTCGACTACAGCACCAACGACATCTACAACCTGTACGGCCGCAACACCTGGGGCGTGTACACCTTCTTCGGCCTGGACAACTTCGCCAGCGGCCGCTGGAGCTCGTACCAGCTCAACCAGGAGCGTAGCCCGGGTTCGATCGCGGCCGACTACAAGAACAGCAACCTCGGCCTGTTCGTGCAGGACACCTGGTACGTCAACAACAACCTGACCCTGACCCTGGGTCTGCGTGGCGATCGTGCGAGCGTGAGCCCGGATCCGACCTACAACGCGGCGGCGCAGGCCTACTTCGGCTACGACAACAGCAAGGTCTTCAACGGCGATTTCCTGATCCAGCCGCGCTTCGGCTTCAACTACACCTTCGACACCGACCGTCCGACCCAGCTGCGCGGTGGCGTGGGCCTGTTCCAGGGCGATGCGCCGCAGGTGTGGATCGGCAACAGCTACTCCAACACCGGCTTCAACTACAACGCCTACAGCTACACCGCCTACAACCCGGCCCTGCCGTTCAGCCCCAACAAGGACACCCAGCCGGTGCCCAACACCCCGGGGTCGGCGACCCAGGGCGTGAGCTTCGTCGGCAACGACTTCAAGCTGCCGTCGCTGTACAAGGCCAACCTGGCGCTGGATCACGAACTGCCGTGGTACGGCATCGTGGCCTCGGCCGAGCTGCTGGTGACCAAGGTCAAGGACGGCCTGTACTACAAGAGCCTGAACATCGGTCGCGTCAACGGCCCGGGCCAGGATCCGAGCCCGGCCTACTACGGTCCGGACGGCCGCGCGCTGTACTGGAACCCGTCGCAGACCGGTCGTCCGTGGGCCTCCAGCAACAACCGCTACAACCGCAATCAGGCGTATAGCGACGTCTACCTGATCGACAACACCGACAAGGGCAAGACCCAGCAGTTCACCGTGTCGCTGTCCAAGCCGTTCAGCGAAGGCGGCGACTGGTCCTGGAGCCTGGGCTACACCTATACCCACGCCACCGAAGTCGGTTCGCTGACCAGCTCCACCGCCAGCTCGGGCTGGGGCTACCAGTACGCCTTCAACGCCAACTCGGAAACCGAGAACACCTCGCGCTACGAGATCAAGGACCGCATCTCCGGCTCGCTGGACTGGAAGCACATGTTCTTCGGCGACTACGAGACCCGCGTGGGCCTGGTCTACGAAGGCCGTAGCGGCCGTCCGTACAGCTACGTGTTCAACGGCGACGCCAACGGCGACGGCCGTTCGACCAACGACCTGTTCTACGTGCCGAAGGGCCCGGGCGACGTGCTGTTCGGCACGCTGAGCAGCACCGGTGCGTTCACCGCCAACCCGGCGCTGCAGCAGCAGTTCTTCGACTGGCTGGCCAAGAACCCGCAGCTGGCCAAGTACGCCGGCAGCTACGCCCCGGCCAACGGCTTCCGTTCCGGCTGGATCAACACCTTCGACGTGCGCATCACCCAGCAGCTGCCCGGCTTCTTCAAGGGCCACAAGTCCGAGGTCTGGCTGGACATCCAGAACGTGGGCAACCTGCTGAACAAGAAGTGGGGCCGGATCTACGACTACGGCTTCTACGCCGACGCCCGCGTCGCCAACCTGCAGGGCATCTACCAGGGCAAGTACGTGTACAACACCCTGTATACCGACCAGCCGACGGCCGCCAATGCCGACGCCGACGGGTTCAATACCGGCGTGTCGCAGTGGTCGCTGCAGTTGGGCTTCCGCTATCAGTTCTGA
- the ppnN gene encoding nucleotide 5'-monophosphate nucleosidase PpnN, with protein sequence MTTSNTAARALPVVDARIYPRGGLDILSRVEVARLRDASSGGLHELLRRCALAVLTSGSASDDPRAARDLYPDFDIQVVQRDRGVRIDLLNAPAMAFVDGEIINGVAELLFAVVRDLAYMAIELGPESTTDLQSSEGITNAVFGQLRNARILQPTDPKLVVCWGGHSISRDEYLYTKQVGYELGLRGLDICTGCGPGAMKGPMKGATIAHAKQRKHDNRYIGVTEPGIIAAESPNPIVNHLVIMPDIEKRLEAFVRIGHGIIVFPGGVGTAEEILYLLGILLREENRDLPFPLILTGPTIAAPYFEQIDRFLRLTLGEAATSRYEIVVGDPVAVARKMAAGIQQVRAHRKEQKDAFYFNWSVDIPLEYQRPFEPTHEAMAALDLHHGRPPHALAADLRRAFSGIVAGNVKEDGMRRIEQHGPFEIHGDADMMQALDELLRAFVEQRRMKISGEYRPCYRVMA encoded by the coding sequence ATGACGACCAGCAATACGGCGGCGCGCGCGCTGCCGGTAGTGGATGCGCGGATCTACCCGCGCGGCGGCCTGGACATCCTCTCCCGCGTGGAAGTGGCGCGGCTGCGCGATGCCTCCAGCGGCGGTCTGCACGAACTGCTGCGGCGCTGCGCGCTGGCGGTGCTGACCAGCGGCAGCGCGTCCGACGACCCGCGCGCTGCGCGCGATCTGTATCCGGATTTCGACATCCAGGTGGTGCAGCGCGATCGCGGCGTGCGCATCGACCTGCTCAACGCGCCGGCGATGGCCTTCGTCGACGGCGAGATCATCAACGGCGTGGCCGAGCTGCTGTTCGCCGTGGTCCGCGACCTGGCCTACATGGCCATCGAACTCGGCCCCGAGTCGACCACCGACCTGCAGTCCAGCGAAGGCATCACCAACGCGGTGTTCGGGCAGTTGCGCAACGCGCGCATCCTGCAGCCGACCGATCCCAAGCTGGTGGTGTGCTGGGGCGGCCATTCGATCTCGCGCGACGAGTACCTGTACACCAAGCAGGTGGGCTACGAGCTGGGCCTGCGCGGCCTGGACATCTGCACCGGCTGCGGCCCCGGCGCGATGAAGGGGCCGATGAAGGGCGCCACCATTGCCCACGCCAAGCAGCGCAAGCACGACAACCGCTACATCGGCGTGACCGAGCCGGGCATCATCGCGGCCGAGTCGCCGAACCCGATCGTCAACCACCTGGTGATCATGCCGGACATCGAGAAGCGCCTGGAGGCCTTCGTCCGCATCGGCCACGGCATCATCGTGTTCCCCGGCGGCGTCGGCACCGCCGAAGAGATCCTGTACCTGCTCGGCATCCTGCTGCGCGAGGAGAACCGCGACCTGCCGTTCCCGCTGATCCTCACCGGCCCGACCATCGCCGCGCCGTACTTCGAGCAGATCGACCGCTTCCTGCGCCTGACCCTGGGCGAAGCGGCGACCTCGCGCTACGAGATCGTGGTCGGCGATCCGGTGGCGGTGGCGCGCAAGATGGCCGCCGGCATCCAGCAGGTGCGCGCGCATCGTAAGGAGCAGAAGGACGCGTTCTACTTCAACTGGTCGGTGGATATCCCGCTGGAGTACCAGCGTCCGTTCGAGCCGACCCACGAGGCGATGGCCGCGCTGGATCTGCACCATGGGCGACCGCCGCATGCGCTGGCGGCCGACCTGCGCCGTGCCTTCTCCGGCATCGTCGCCGGCAACGTCAAGGAAGACGGCATGCGCCGCATCGAGCAGCATGGCCCGTTCGAGATCCATGGCGATGCGGACATGATGCAGGCCCTGGACGAACTGCTGCGCGCCTTCGTCGAGCAGCGCCGCATGAAGATCTCCGGCGAGTACCGGCCCTGCTACCGGGTCATGGCCTGA
- a CDS encoding SDR family NAD(P)-dependent oxidoreductase — translation MSAPASPQAGALAQRVILVSGAAGGLGSAAALACAQAGATVVLLGHKPARLNRVYDAIAAVGAAPLLYPLDLLGATPPDYATLAERLQGELGRLDGLLHCAADFAGLTPFEHADPAQFARALHVNLTAAAWLTQACLPLLRQAEDAAIVFAVDDPARVGQAYWGGYGAAQHGRRGLLASLHGELAASHVRVAGLQPGPMRTALRARAYTHQEDLDAVDPARYAGACVELLSPAGAAHRGAIWNPLA, via the coding sequence GTGAGCGCGCCTGCGTCGCCGCAGGCCGGCGCGCTGGCGCAGCGGGTGATCCTGGTCAGCGGCGCCGCCGGCGGGCTCGGCAGCGCCGCGGCGCTGGCCTGCGCGCAGGCCGGGGCCACGGTGGTCCTGCTCGGGCACAAGCCGGCGCGCCTGAACCGGGTCTACGACGCGATCGCCGCGGTCGGTGCCGCGCCGCTGCTGTACCCGCTGGACCTGCTCGGCGCCACCCCGCCGGACTATGCGACCCTGGCCGAGCGCCTGCAGGGCGAGCTCGGCCGCCTGGACGGGCTGCTGCACTGTGCCGCCGACTTCGCCGGGCTGACCCCGTTCGAGCATGCCGATCCGGCCCAGTTCGCGCGCGCCCTCCACGTCAACCTGACCGCCGCGGCCTGGCTGACCCAGGCCTGCCTGCCGTTGCTGCGGCAGGCCGAGGATGCCGCGATCGTGTTCGCCGTGGACGATCCGGCGCGGGTCGGCCAGGCCTACTGGGGCGGCTACGGCGCGGCCCAGCATGGCCGCCGCGGCCTGCTCGCGAGCCTGCACGGCGAACTGGCCGCCTCGCACGTGCGCGTGGCCGGGCTGCAGCCGGGGCCGATGCGCACCGCCTTGCGCGCCCGCGCCTACACCCATCAAGAAGACCTCGACGCGGTCGACCCGGCGCGTTATGCCGGCGCCTGCGTCGAACTGTTGTCGCCCGCCGGCGCCGCGCACCGCGGCGCGATCTGGAATCCCCTGGCATGA
- a CDS encoding MarC family protein, whose product MTILSAALLLFLILDPLGNIPVFLSVLKPLPARRQRIVLARELLIALGVLMGFLWGGKYALEVMHLRQESVAIAGGIVLFLIGIRMIFPRPEGLMGEIPDGEPFIVPLAIPLVAGPSGMAAVMLMGSNEPTRLGEWSLALILAWLATSALLFSGTLLYKLLGMRVLTAVERLMGMLLVAISVQMFLDGLSAYLKLPVAG is encoded by the coding sequence ATGACCATCCTCTCGGCAGCGCTGCTGCTGTTCCTGATCCTCGACCCGCTGGGCAACATCCCGGTCTTCCTCAGCGTGCTCAAGCCGCTGCCGGCGCGGCGCCAGCGCATCGTGCTGGCGCGCGAACTGCTGATCGCGCTGGGCGTGCTGATGGGCTTCCTGTGGGGCGGCAAGTACGCGCTGGAAGTGATGCACCTGCGCCAGGAGTCGGTGGCGATCGCCGGCGGCATCGTGCTGTTCCTGATCGGCATCCGCATGATCTTCCCGCGCCCGGAAGGGTTGATGGGCGAGATTCCCGACGGCGAGCCCTTCATCGTGCCGCTGGCCATCCCGCTGGTGGCCGGCCCCTCCGGCATGGCCGCGGTGATGCTGATGGGCAGCAACGAGCCGACGCGGCTGGGCGAATGGAGCCTGGCGCTGATCCTGGCCTGGCTGGCGACCTCGGCCCTGCTGTTCTCCGGCACCCTGCTGTACAAGCTGCTCGGCATGCGCGTGCTGACCGCGGTCGAGCGGCTGATGGGCATGCTGCTGGTGGCGATCTCGGTGCAGATGTTCCTGGACGGCCTCAGCGCCTACCTGAAGCTGCCGGTCGCCGGCTGA
- a CDS encoding Fe-Mn family superoxide dismutase, whose protein sequence is MPIELAPLPYAAASLAPHLSAAAVEQHHAHERALVERLNARLAGSDLAELALPDLLRRAQGRLFQEAAEVWNHAFYWRGLRPRGGGEPGGALGERLAKSFGDVARFKAEFERMALAVFGSGWVWLVQRPDGSLAVVSTANAGTPLTGDDTPLLACDVWEHAYYTDYPGDRTRYLQAFWKLVNWEFAASNLR, encoded by the coding sequence ATGCCCATCGAACTCGCTCCCCTGCCCTACGCCGCCGCGTCGCTGGCCCCGCACCTGTCCGCCGCCGCGGTGGAACAGCACCACGCCCATGAGCGCGCCCTGGTGGAACGGCTCAATGCGCGGCTGGCCGGCAGCGACCTGGCAGAGCTGGCGCTGCCCGACCTGCTGCGGCGCGCCCAGGGCCGGCTGTTCCAGGAGGCGGCCGAGGTCTGGAACCACGCGTTCTACTGGCGCGGCCTGCGCCCGCGCGGCGGCGGCGAACCCGGCGGCGCGCTCGGCGAGCGCCTGGCCAAGAGCTTCGGCGACGTGGCCCGGTTCAAGGCCGAGTTCGAGCGCATGGCGCTGGCGGTGTTCGGCTCCGGCTGGGTGTGGCTGGTGCAGCGTCCGGACGGCAGCCTTGCGGTGGTCAGCACCGCCAACGCCGGCACGCCGCTGACCGGCGACGACACGCCGCTGCTGGCCTGCGACGTCTGGGAACATGCCTACTACACCGACTATCCCGGCGACCGCACGCGCTATCTGCAGGCGTTCTGGAAGCTGGTGAACTGGGAGTTCGCGGCGTCCAATCTGCGGTGA
- the purE gene encoding 5-(carboxyamino)imidazole ribonucleotide mutase produces the protein MTSKQTAPLVGIVMGSRSDWETMQHAAQKLDALGVPYEVKVVSAHRTPDVLFSYAEQAAGRGLRAIVAGAGGAAHLPGMLAAKTAVPVLGVPVQSKALNGMDSLLSIVQMPAGIPVATFAIGNAGAANAALFAAAMLAHDHAEIGTALGDFRRRQTDDVMAKDDPRQ, from the coding sequence ATGACCTCCAAGCAAACCGCGCCGCTCGTCGGCATCGTGATGGGTTCCCGCTCCGACTGGGAGACCATGCAGCATGCGGCGCAGAAACTCGATGCGCTGGGCGTGCCCTATGAAGTGAAGGTGGTGTCGGCGCACCGCACCCCCGACGTGTTGTTCTCCTATGCCGAGCAAGCGGCCGGGCGCGGCCTGCGCGCGATCGTGGCCGGTGCCGGCGGCGCCGCGCACCTGCCGGGCATGCTGGCGGCCAAGACCGCGGTGCCGGTGCTGGGCGTGCCGGTGCAATCCAAGGCGCTCAACGGCATGGATTCGCTGCTGTCGATCGTGCAGATGCCGGCCGGCATTCCGGTGGCCACCTTCGCGATCGGCAATGCCGGCGCGGCCAACGCCGCGCTGTTCGCCGCGGCCATGCTGGCGCACGACCATGCCGAGATCGGCACCGCGCTGGGCGACTTCCGCCGGCGCCAGACCGACGACGTGATGGCCAAGGACGATCCGCGCCAATGA
- a CDS encoding 5-(carboxyamino)imidazole ribonucleotide synthase, producing the protein MTTVGILGAGQLARMMAVAGVPLGLRFALLDPAADACAGQVAPLRVGDYADQAALAAFADAVDVATFDFENVPADSAAALAGQVPVFPSPDALAVAQDRLAEKTLFRELGIPVPAFAAIDTRADLDAALAQVGTPCILKTRRLGYDGKGQFRIASAADADAAWEALGAQAASVGLIAEAFVPFQREVSVVAVRGRDGEFRTWPLTENWHVHGVLSASLAPAQADAALERAAVAHARALAERLQYVGVFALELFCRDGELLANEMAPRVHNSGHWTIEGAETSQFENHLRAVLGLPLGSTRMRGHACMLNWIGAMPDAAPVLTQPGGHWHDYGKEPREGRKVGHATLREDTPEALAQALQAVGAQLQRDPQVAPVIAALRGQR; encoded by the coding sequence ATGACCACCGTCGGCATTCTGGGCGCGGGGCAGTTGGCGCGCATGATGGCGGTGGCCGGTGTGCCGCTGGGCCTGCGCTTCGCGCTGCTGGATCCGGCGGCCGATGCCTGTGCCGGGCAGGTCGCGCCGCTGCGGGTCGGCGACTATGCCGACCAGGCGGCGCTGGCCGCGTTCGCCGACGCGGTCGATGTGGCGACCTTCGATTTCGAGAACGTGCCGGCGGACAGCGCCGCCGCCCTGGCCGGGCAGGTGCCGGTGTTCCCGAGCCCGGACGCGCTGGCCGTGGCGCAGGACCGCCTGGCCGAGAAGACCCTGTTCCGTGAGCTCGGCATTCCGGTGCCGGCGTTCGCCGCGATCGATACCCGCGCCGACCTGGACGCGGCGCTGGCGCAGGTCGGCACGCCGTGCATCCTCAAGACCCGCCGGCTCGGCTACGACGGCAAGGGCCAGTTCCGCATCGCCTCCGCCGCCGATGCCGATGCGGCCTGGGAGGCGCTGGGCGCGCAGGCGGCCAGCGTGGGCCTGATCGCCGAGGCGTTCGTGCCGTTCCAGCGCGAGGTCAGCGTGGTGGCGGTGCGTGGCCGCGACGGCGAATTCCGCACCTGGCCGCTGACCGAGAACTGGCACGTGCATGGCGTGCTCTCGGCCAGCCTGGCGCCGGCGCAGGCCGATGCCGCGCTGGAGCGGGCGGCGGTGGCGCATGCGCGTGCCCTGGCCGAGCGCCTGCAGTACGTCGGCGTGTTCGCGCTGGAACTGTTTTGCCGCGACGGCGAACTGCTGGCCAACGAGATGGCCCCGCGCGTGCACAACTCCGGCCACTGGACCATCGAAGGCGCGGAGACCTCGCAGTTCGAGAACCACCTGCGCGCGGTGCTGGGGCTGCCGCTCGGGTCCACCCGGATGCGCGGCCATGCCTGCATGCTCAACTGGATCGGCGCGATGCCCGATGCCGCGCCGGTGCTGACGCAGCCTGGCGGGCATTGGCACGACTACGGCAAGGAGCCGCGCGAAGGCCGCAAGGTCGGCCACGCCACCCTGCGCGAGGACACGCCCGAGGCGCTGGCCCAGGCCCTGCAGGCGGTGGGCGCGCAACTCCAGCGTGACCCTCAGGTGGCCCCGGTGATCGCCGCCCTACGCGGCCAGCGCTGA